Proteins co-encoded in one Armatimonadota bacterium genomic window:
- a CDS encoding ABC transporter ATP-binding protein, producing the protein MRVGGTWALWDVNLDIDEGEITAVFGRAGSGKSTLAGIICGIDEPTGGSIVWDGQESPGYASVALDRPAFANDLTVYENLDMFASLWQVPRKKRARQISFVLELLKLSDFSTTRAQQLSTGLLKRLEIAKALVADAQITIIDSLLDTLDPDILEKLWDHLLSLRRTEMKSFVIMTSRGKIAEMCHRIAVIHRGRINFIGRPDDFRRLAGEDMVVLGDITNPSVKSRIREQLSVVIKEEDGFLSFRVSNGERMVGDLLAEYGSDLSCVYLKRPTLEDALDVVATGGLNVMADVSEGRTG; encoded by the coding sequence ATGCGCGTTGGTGGAACCTGGGCGCTGTGGGATGTCAATCTGGATATAGACGAGGGCGAGATTACGGCAGTATTCGGGCGAGCAGGTTCGGGTAAGTCCACGCTTGCCGGAATTATCTGCGGCATTGATGAGCCGACCGGCGGCTCCATTGTATGGGACGGTCAGGAAAGCCCTGGGTATGCAAGTGTCGCTCTCGACAGGCCCGCATTTGCCAACGACCTCACTGTCTACGAAAACCTCGATATGTTTGCCTCGCTCTGGCAAGTGCCCAGAAAAAAGCGGGCCCGACAGATAAGCTTTGTTCTGGAGCTGCTTAAGCTCAGCGATTTTTCGACGACCAGAGCGCAGCAGCTCTCCACAGGTCTGCTAAAGCGGCTTGAAATTGCGAAGGCGCTGGTTGCCGATGCGCAGATCACTATAATCGATTCGCTGCTGGATACTCTCGACCCCGACATACTCGAAAAACTCTGGGACCATCTGCTGAGCCTGCGGCGGACTGAGATGAAATCATTTGTCATCATGACTTCGCGGGGCAAAATAGCTGAAATGTGCCATAGGATCGCTGTGATCCATCGCGGAAGAATTAACTTTATCGGCAGACCGGACGACTTCAGGCGCCTGGCGGGCGAAGACATGGTCGTGCTGGGTGATATCACCAATCCGTCGGTCAAGAGCAGGATTAGAGAACAGTTGTCGGTGGTGATTAAGGAAGAGGACGGGTTCCTGTCGTTCAGGGTCTCGAATGGCGAGAGGATGGTCGGTGATCTGCTCGCTGAGTATGGGTCTGATCTGAGCTGCGTGTATCTCAAGCGCCCTACATTGGAAGATGCTTTGGATGTAGTTGCGACTGGCGGGCTGAATGTTATGGCGGATGTTAGCGAGGGGCGTACAGGATAG